A single genomic interval of Bradyrhizobium sp. sBnM-33 harbors:
- the rnr gene encoding ribonuclease R: MKRKHDHGFPARDAIVTFIRAHPGKIGTREIAREFGLKNADRAELKRILRELADEGAIAKRGRKIHETALLPPTVIADITGRDTDGELLATPTEWDTEQSGPAPQIRIHVPRRLQPGTAAGVGDRALLRIEKADDAEGAPYRGRIIKIIDQARTRVLGIFRKLPGGGGLLVPVDKKQAGRELNIAPSDTAGAEDGDLISVDLVRSRGYGLASGKVKERLGSLSSEKAISLIAIHAHEIPQAFSPSALREAEAAQPADLKGREDWRDLPLVTIDPPDAKDHDDAVHAAPDSDPNNKGGYIVHVAIADVAFYVRPGSALDREAVTRGNSVYFPDRVVPMLPERISNDLCSLVPGEARGALAVRLVIGPDGRKRSHSFHRVLMRSAAKLHYAQAQAAIDGRPDDITGPLLESILKPLYTAYALVKLARDERDPLDLDLPERKILLKPDGTVDRVIVPERLDAHRLIEEFMILANVAAAEMLEKRALPLIYRVHDEPTLEKVHNLQEFLKTLDLPFAKTGALRPSLFNRVLGQVRGEDYEPLVNEVVLRSQAQAEYSAENYGHFGLNLRRYAHFTSPIRRYADLIVHRALIRALGLGEGALPESETLETLSEIAAQISLTERRAMKAERETADRLIAHFLADRIGATFQGRISGVTRAGLFVKLSDTGADGLIPIRTLGTEYYNYDETRHALVGSRSGAMHRLGDVVDVRLVEAAPVAGALRFELLSEGQVESKIIPRGRKREGSKASEKPSKSHPGRSPRDKVRKPHKGKSGKAKPGKSKKGKSWKR, encoded by the coding sequence GTGAAGAGAAAACACGACCATGGCTTTCCGGCCCGGGACGCCATCGTCACCTTTATTCGTGCGCATCCAGGCAAGATCGGCACGCGGGAAATCGCCCGCGAGTTCGGCCTGAAGAATGCCGACCGCGCCGAACTGAAACGTATCCTGCGCGAGCTCGCCGACGAAGGCGCCATCGCGAAACGCGGCCGGAAGATTCACGAGACGGCTCTCCTGCCCCCGACCGTGATCGCAGACATCACCGGGCGTGACACCGACGGCGAACTGCTCGCCACTCCCACTGAATGGGACACTGAACAGAGCGGGCCCGCGCCGCAGATTCGCATCCACGTTCCACGCCGTCTGCAACCCGGCACGGCAGCAGGTGTCGGCGACCGAGCCCTGTTGCGGATCGAAAAGGCTGATGATGCCGAAGGCGCCCCTTATCGCGGGCGTATCATCAAGATCATCGATCAGGCCCGCACGCGCGTGCTCGGCATCTTCCGCAAACTGCCTGGCGGCGGCGGTCTGCTCGTTCCCGTCGACAAGAAGCAGGCCGGGCGCGAATTGAACATCGCGCCATCGGACACCGCGGGCGCCGAGGATGGCGACCTCATTAGCGTCGATCTGGTGCGCTCGCGCGGTTATGGCCTCGCCTCCGGCAAGGTGAAGGAGCGGCTCGGCTCGTTGTCGAGCGAAAAGGCGATCAGCCTGATCGCGATCCACGCCCACGAAATCCCGCAAGCGTTTTCACCATCCGCCTTGCGCGAGGCTGAGGCCGCGCAGCCTGCTGACCTGAAAGGCCGCGAGGACTGGCGCGATTTGCCGTTGGTGACCATCGATCCGCCTGATGCGAAGGACCATGACGACGCGGTGCACGCCGCGCCCGATTCCGATCCGAACAACAAGGGCGGCTATATCGTCCATGTCGCGATTGCCGACGTCGCCTTCTATGTGCGGCCGGGCTCGGCGCTAGACCGCGAAGCGGTGACGCGCGGCAACTCGGTGTATTTTCCGGACCGTGTGGTGCCGATGCTGCCTGAGCGCATCTCCAACGATCTCTGCTCGTTGGTGCCGGGCGAAGCGCGCGGCGCGCTTGCGGTGCGGCTCGTCATTGGCCCCGACGGCCGCAAACGCTCGCATAGCTTTCATCGCGTGCTGATGCGCTCGGCTGCAAAACTGCACTACGCGCAGGCGCAGGCTGCGATCGACGGGCGGCCCGACGATATCACTGGTCCGCTGCTCGAATCGATCCTGAAGCCTCTCTATACCGCCTATGCGCTGGTGAAGCTCGCGCGCGACGAGCGCGATCCGCTCGACCTCGATCTGCCTGAACGAAAAATTCTGCTCAAGCCCGACGGCACCGTCGATCGCGTCATCGTGCCGGAGCGTCTCGATGCGCACCGTTTGATCGAGGAATTCATGATCCTCGCCAACGTCGCTGCGGCCGAAATGCTTGAAAAAAGGGCGTTGCCGCTTATCTATCGGGTGCATGACGAACCAACCCTGGAGAAGGTCCATAACCTCCAGGAATTCCTGAAGACGCTCGACCTGCCGTTTGCCAAAACGGGCGCGCTACGGCCCTCGCTGTTCAATCGGGTGCTGGGCCAAGTCCGCGGCGAGGATTACGAGCCGCTGGTCAACGAGGTGGTGCTGCGCTCGCAGGCGCAGGCGGAATACTCGGCGGAGAATTACGGCCATTTCGGCCTCAACCTGCGCCGCTACGCGCATTTCACCTCACCGATCAGGCGATACGCAGATCTGATCGTGCATCGCGCGCTGATCCGCGCGCTCGGTCTCGGTGAAGGCGCGTTGCCAGAGAGCGAGACGCTGGAGACACTGAGCGAGATCGCGGCGCAGATTTCGCTGACCGAGCGGCGCGCCATGAAGGCGGAACGCGAAACCGCCGACCGGCTGATCGCGCATTTCCTCGCCGACCGTATCGGCGCAACGTTTCAGGGCCGCATCTCAGGCGTTACCCGCGCCGGCCTGTTTGTAAAACTTTCGGATACCGGCGCCGACGGGCTGATTCCGATCCGCACGCTCGGCACCGAGTACTACAATTATGACGAGACACGTCACGCGCTCGTCGGCTCACGCAGCGGTGCCATGCACCGGTTGGGTGACGTCGTCGACGTGCGTCTGGTAGAAGCTGCACCGGTGGCCGGCGCGTTGCGGTTCGAGCTGTTGTCGGAAGGCCAAGTGGAAAGCAAGATCATTCCGCGCGGCAGAAAACGCGAGGGCTCGAAGGCATCGGAAAAGCCGTCGAAATCGCATCCGGGCCGCAGCCCGCGCGACAAGGTTCGCAAGCCTCACAAGGGCAAGTCGGGCAAAGCCAAGCCCGGCAAATCGAAGAAGGGCAAGTCATGGAAACGGTGA
- a CDS encoding winged helix-turn-helix transcriptional regulator, with the protein MRPEHKKVPALPAGPHLDSDCRGAASVLARVGDKWSVFVIMMLGDGPKRFNEIKRMIGGISQRMLTLTLRGLERDGLVTRTVFPTIPPRVDYELTDLGRGLSEPVKALGTWAIEHQPEIQRARMKFDARSEKD; encoded by the coding sequence ATGAGACCCGAGCACAAAAAAGTGCCTGCCCTGCCAGCTGGTCCTCACCTCGACAGTGACTGCCGCGGCGCCGCTTCGGTGCTGGCGCGGGTCGGCGACAAATGGAGCGTGTTCGTGATCATGATGCTTGGCGACGGACCCAAGCGCTTCAACGAGATCAAGCGCATGATCGGCGGCATCTCGCAGCGGATGCTGACGCTGACGCTGCGCGGGCTCGAACGGGATGGTCTTGTGACGCGAACGGTGTTCCCAACCATTCCGCCGCGCGTCGACTACGAATTGACCGATCTGGGGCGTGGCTTATCCGAGCCGGTGAAAGCTCTCGGCACGTGGGCGATCGAGCATCAGCCAGAGATCCAACGCGCGCGGATGAAGTTCGACGCACGCAGCGAGAAGGACTAA
- a CDS encoding NUDIX hydrolase produces the protein MNDAATAVTEEKEADHHPYFRPKDAATLILIDRSGEKPKVLVGKRHDKVVFMPGKYVFPGGRVDKSDNRIPVAAPISPELESNLLKGSPKIAPSRARALAVAAIREACEETGLCLGCKVDKPVKLDGAWKPFAEAGLLPDPSGLFLIARAITPPGRVRRFDTRFFTADASAIAHRVEGVIHADAELVELMWVEIGSQPLADAHAMTKNVLAELDRRLATGPLRHDAPVPFFHFYGGKMQKDVLGA, from the coding sequence ATGAACGACGCCGCGACCGCCGTAACGGAAGAAAAAGAAGCCGATCATCATCCCTATTTCCGGCCCAAGGATGCAGCGACGCTGATCCTGATCGACCGCTCCGGCGAGAAACCGAAGGTTCTGGTTGGCAAGCGCCACGACAAGGTGGTGTTCATGCCGGGCAAATATGTTTTTCCCGGCGGCCGCGTCGACAAGTCGGACAACCGCATCCCCGTGGCCGCGCCGATTTCCCCAGAGCTCGAGTCCAACCTGCTCAAGGGCAGTCCGAAGATCGCACCATCGCGGGCGCGGGCGCTGGCGGTTGCCGCGATCCGCGAAGCCTGCGAGGAAACAGGTCTCTGCCTCGGATGCAAGGTCGACAAACCCGTCAAGCTCGACGGCGCCTGGAAGCCGTTTGCGGAAGCTGGTCTCTTGCCCGATCCATCCGGCCTGTTCCTGATCGCACGCGCGATCACCCCGCCCGGCCGCGTCCGCCGTTTTGATACGCGCTTCTTCACCGCCGACGCGTCAGCCATCGCCCATCGCGTCGAAGGCGTGATCCACGCCGACGCCGAACTGGTCGAGTTGATGTGGGTCGAGATCGGCTCGCAACCGCTGGCCGACGCCCATGCCATGACCAAGAACGTGCTCGCCGAACTCGACCGTCGGCTCGCCACCGGCCCCTTGCGCCACGACGCGCCGGTGCCGTTCTTTCATTTCTACGGCGGCAAGATGCAGAAGGACGTGTTGGGGGCATAG
- a CDS encoding LLM class flavin-dependent oxidoreductase translates to MAQRQLKLGAFMRPVSIHTGAWRYPGAWPDANFNFPRIKQLIQKLEAGKFDAFFMADHLAVLNMPINALKRSHTVTSFEPFTLLSALAAATEHIGLIATGSTTFDEPYHVARRFASLDHISGGRAGWNIVTTSNPDAALNFGLDDHMEHGERYKRAREFYDVVTGLWDSFADDAFVRDVEQGLYFDPAKMHVLNHKGKYLSVRGPLNIARPVQGWPLIVQAGASEDGKQLAAETAEAVFTGGGSLADGQKLYADIKGRMEKIGRNPEHLKILPGAFVVVGDSVEEAKEKRAKLDSMVHYDSAIASLSVQLGTDASGFDPDGPLPEIPETNASKSGRQRLIDLAARDKLTVRQLAQRVGGYGGLSFVGTPQTIADQMEEWLMSRGSDGFNIMFPFLPAGLDDFVDKVVPELQRRGIFRKEYEGKTLRENLGLPRPKNRFFEG, encoded by the coding sequence ATGGCACAGCGGCAACTCAAGCTCGGCGCATTCATGCGGCCGGTCTCCATCCATACCGGCGCGTGGCGCTATCCCGGCGCATGGCCCGATGCGAATTTCAATTTCCCGCGTATCAAACAACTGATCCAGAAGCTCGAAGCCGGCAAGTTCGACGCCTTCTTCATGGCCGACCATCTGGCCGTGCTGAACATGCCGATCAATGCGCTCAAGCGCAGTCACACGGTGACGTCATTTGAACCGTTCACGCTTCTGTCGGCGCTGGCCGCCGCCACCGAACATATCGGCCTGATCGCGACGGGATCGACAACCTTCGACGAGCCCTATCATGTGGCGCGGCGCTTTGCGTCGCTCGATCACATCTCAGGCGGGCGCGCCGGGTGGAATATCGTCACCACCTCCAATCCGGACGCAGCGCTCAATTTCGGGCTCGACGATCACATGGAGCACGGCGAGCGCTATAAGCGGGCGCGCGAGTTTTATGACGTGGTGACGGGTCTGTGGGATTCCTTTGCCGACGACGCCTTCGTGCGCGACGTCGAACAAGGCCTCTATTTCGATCCCGCCAAAATGCATGTGCTCAATCACAAGGGCAAATATCTCTCCGTGCGCGGGCCGCTCAACATTGCCCGCCCCGTCCAGGGCTGGCCGCTGATCGTGCAGGCCGGCGCGTCCGAGGACGGCAAGCAGCTCGCGGCGGAAACCGCGGAAGCCGTGTTCACCGGCGGCGGCAGCCTTGCCGACGGGCAGAAGCTTTATGCCGACATCAAGGGCCGCATGGAGAAAATCGGCCGCAATCCCGAGCACCTGAAAATCCTGCCCGGCGCCTTTGTTGTCGTCGGCGACAGTGTCGAGGAAGCCAAGGAGAAAAGGGCCAAGCTCGACAGCATGGTGCATTACGACAGCGCCATCGCCTCGCTCTCGGTGCAGCTCGGCACCGACGCCTCCGGCTTCGATCCCGACGGCCCGTTGCCCGAAATCCCCGAGACCAACGCCAGCAAGAGCGGCCGTCAGCGCCTGATCGATCTCGCCGCGCGCGACAAGCTCACCGTGCGCCAGCTCGCCCAGCGCGTCGGCGGCTATGGCGGACTGTCCTTTGTCGGCACGCCGCAAACCATCGCCGACCAGATGGAAGAGTGGCTGATGAGCCGCGGCAGCGACGGTTTTAACATCATGTTCCCGTTCCTCCCGGCAGGCCTGGACGACTTCGTCGACAAGGTGGTGCCGGAACTGCAGCGGCGCGGGATTTTCCGGAAAGAGTATGAGGGCAAGACACTGCGGGAGAATTTGGGGCTGCCGAGGCCGAAAAACCGGTTCTTTGAGGGTTAA
- a CDS encoding winged helix-turn-helix transcriptional regulator: MVKRTSFEHDDCPIARSLDAIGDWWSMLIIREALFGISRFSEFQKRLGLAKNILTVRLRALVDQGILKTAPASDGSAYQEYLLTPKGRGVFPILVALRQWNEEFDEHPEEIATILVDKEKGKPVRKLELYAQDGRLLGAGDTALKPRTAVKQSRRATA, encoded by the coding sequence ATGGTGAAACGAACGAGCTTTGAGCACGACGATTGCCCGATCGCGCGCTCGCTGGATGCGATCGGCGACTGGTGGTCGATGCTGATCATTCGCGAGGCGCTGTTTGGCATCAGCCGCTTCAGCGAATTCCAGAAGAGACTGGGGCTCGCCAAGAACATCCTCACGGTGCGGCTGCGCGCACTGGTCGATCAGGGCATCCTGAAGACCGCGCCCGCTTCCGACGGCAGCGCCTATCAAGAATATCTGCTGACGCCGAAAGGCCGCGGCGTTTTCCCTATCCTTGTCGCCCTGCGGCAATGGAACGAGGAATTCGACGAGCACCCGGAAGAGATCGCCACCATTTTGGTCGACAAGGAGAAGGGTAAGCCGGTTCGCAAACTCGAACTCTACGCGCAGGACGGGCGGTTATTGGGTGCGGGGGATACCGCGCTGAAGCCACGTACGGCGGTGAAGCAAAGCCGGCGGGCTACGGCGTAG
- a CDS encoding DUF983 domain-containing protein, with translation METVNAATTWTRDTAQAEKRDLWSAMKRGFRCRCPRCGEGKMFRAFLKTSDNCAKCGLDFTPHRADDLPAYLVIVIVGHIVVPAALWIETNFSPAVWLQLAIYLPLTFLLSLVLLQPIKGAVVGIQWALRMHGFDENAPGDIPPV, from the coding sequence ATGGAAACGGTGAACGCCGCGACGACATGGACCCGGGACACCGCGCAGGCCGAGAAGCGCGACCTCTGGAGTGCGATGAAGCGCGGCTTCCGTTGCCGCTGTCCGCGTTGCGGCGAAGGCAAGATGTTTCGCGCTTTCCTGAAGACTTCCGATAATTGCGCGAAGTGCGGGCTCGATTTTACTCCGCACCGCGCCGACGATCTGCCGGCCTATCTCGTCATCGTCATCGTCGGCCACATCGTAGTACCGGCGGCGCTGTGGATCGAGACCAATTTCTCGCCGGCCGTATGGCTGCAATTGGCGATCTATTTGCCGTTGACGTTCCTCTTATCGCTGGTCCTGCTGCAGCCGATCAAGGGTGCGGTGGTCGGCATCCAATGGGCGCTGCGCATGCACGGCTTCGACGAAAATGCCCCTGGCGATATTCCGCCGGTCTAG
- the rpmG gene encoding 50S ribosomal protein L33 yields the protein MAKAVTIKVKLVSSADTGFYYVAKKNSRTMTDKLVKKKYDPVARKHVEFREAKIK from the coding sequence ATGGCCAAAGCGGTCACCATCAAGGTCAAGCTCGTTTCCTCGGCGGATACCGGCTTCTATTACGTCGCCAAGAAGAATTCGCGCACCATGACCGACAAGCTGGTCAAGAAGAAGTACGACCCGGTCGCGCGCAAGCACGTCGAATTCCGCGAAGCGAAGATCAAGTAA
- a CDS encoding FMN-dependent NADH-azoreductase: MKLLHLDSSVLGPHSVSRQVSAAIVDRLRQSTPGLDVSYRDLTLTPLAHLTGSHLAAGQGAPVDASLQADVAAGQAMLDEFLAADIVVIGAPMYNFTIPSQLKAWIDRILVAGKTFKYGPQGVEGLAGNKRVIVAISRGGFYGPGTPAAVGEHLETYLRWVFGFIGIKNPEFISADGIQVGPEHREKAVAGALKAASDLHAA, from the coding sequence ATGAAGCTCCTGCATCTCGATTCCAGCGTTCTCGGCCCCCACTCCGTCAGCCGCCAAGTTTCCGCCGCCATCGTCGATCGGCTGCGCCAATCCACCCCTGGCCTCGACGTCAGCTACCGTGATCTCACGCTGACCCCGCTCGCGCATCTCACCGGTTCACACCTTGCCGCCGGCCAGGGGGCGCCTGTCGATGCTTCGCTGCAGGCGGATGTCGCCGCCGGCCAGGCCATGTTGGACGAATTCCTCGCCGCCGACATCGTCGTGATCGGCGCGCCCATGTACAATTTCACGATCCCAAGCCAGCTCAAGGCCTGGATCGACCGCATCCTGGTGGCCGGCAAGACCTTCAAATACGGCCCGCAAGGCGTCGAAGGGCTGGCCGGCAACAAGCGCGTCATCGTCGCGATCTCGCGCGGCGGGTTTTACGGGCCCGGCACGCCAGCCGCGGTCGGCGAGCATTTGGAAACCTATTTGCGCTGGGTATTCGGCTTTATCGGCATCAAGAATCCGGAATTCATTTCCGCCGACGGCATTCAGGTCGGCCCGGAGCACCGCGAAAAAGCCGTGGCCGGCGCGCTGAAGGCGGCAAGCGATCTGCACGCGGCCTAG
- a CDS encoding SDR family oxidoreductase produces the protein MRLANKTALITGGNSGIGLATAKLFVAEGARVVITGRNQATLDAAAKELGPNALALAADATDIAATEAAIGKGAEKFGKYDILFANAGIAGGTPLGAATIETFEKVISTNLTSVFFTVQSALPHLNDNASIVLNGSVISVLGIPGYSAYGAAKAGVRAMARIMASELSPRGIRVNVVAPGAIRTPIWGAAIATPEAEKAFEKRIALATPLGRIGEPEHISKTVLFLASDDSAHVQGQELFVDGGATASPSGAPIYRG, from the coding sequence ATGAGGCTCGCGAACAAGACGGCGTTGATCACAGGCGGCAACAGCGGCATCGGGCTCGCGACCGCAAAGCTGTTCGTGGCCGAAGGCGCCCGGGTCGTCATCACCGGACGAAATCAGGCGACGCTCGATGCCGCTGCGAAGGAGTTGGGCCCAAACGCGCTGGCACTCGCGGCTGACGCCACCGACATCGCGGCGACCGAAGCTGCGATCGGGAAGGGGGCCGAAAAGTTCGGCAAGTATGACATCCTGTTCGCCAATGCCGGGATCGCCGGCGGCACGCCGCTTGGCGCTGCCACGATCGAGACCTTCGAGAAGGTCATCAGCACCAATCTTACGAGCGTATTTTTTACGGTTCAGTCCGCGCTACCGCATCTGAACGACAACGCCTCCATCGTTCTGAACGGTTCGGTGATCTCGGTGCTCGGCATTCCCGGCTATTCGGCTTATGGCGCCGCCAAGGCTGGCGTGCGCGCAATGGCGCGGATCATGGCGTCGGAATTGTCGCCGCGTGGCATCCGCGTCAACGTGGTGGCGCCCGGTGCGATCCGCACCCCGATCTGGGGGGCGGCGATCGCCACGCCGGAAGCCGAAAAGGCCTTCGAGAAGCGCATCGCGTTGGCGACGCCGCTCGGCCGGATCGGCGAACCCGAGCATATTTCCAAGACAGTCCTGTTCCTCGCTTCCGACGATTCCGCCCATGTGCAGGGCCAGGAGTTGTTCGTCGACGGCGGCGCTACGGCCTCTCCGAGTGGTGCGCCGATCTATCGGGGGTGA
- the topA gene encoding type I DNA topoisomerase, with the protein MNIVIVESPAKAKTINKYLGASYEVLASFGHVRDLPAKNGSVDPDANFQMIWEVDPKAAGRLNDIAKALKGASRLILATDPDREGEAISWHVLEVMKEKRALKDQKIERVVFNAITKQAVTDAMKAPRQIDGALVDAYMARRALDYLVGFTLSPVLWRKLPGARSAGRVQSVALRLVCDRELEIEKFVPREYWSLVATLTTPRGDSFEARLVGADGKKIQRLDIGSGAEAEDLKRAIEAANFTVSTVEAKPARRNPQAPFTTSTLQQEASRKLGFAPAHTMRIAQRLYEGIDIGGETTGLITYMRTDGVQIDSSAITQARKVIGEDYGNAYVPDAPRQYQTKAKNAQEAHEAIRPTDLSRRPAEMRRRLDPDQAKLYELIWIRTIASQMESAELERTTVDIAAKAGSRVLELRASGQVIKFDGFLALYQEGKDDDGDDEDSRRLPTMSEGEALKRQALAVTQHFTEPPPRFSEASLVKRMEELGIGRPSTYASILQVLKDRGYVKLEKKRLHGEDKGRVVVAFLENFFLRYVEYDFTAALEEQLDRISNNEISWQQVLQDFWKDFIAAVNDIKDLRVAEVLDALDDMLGPHIYPARADGGDVRQCPSCGTGRLNLKAGKFGAFVGCSNYPECRYTRPLATDGEASADRILGQDPDTGLDVVVKAGRFGPYIQLGEQKDYAEGEKPKRAGIPKNMSPSDIELELALKLLSLPREIGKHPETGEPITAGIGRFGPFVKHEKTYASLEAGDEVFDIGLNRAVTLIAEKIAKGPSGRRFGADPGKPLGEHPSLGGVAVKNGRYGAYVTAGGVNATIPSDKTPDTITLPEAIALIDERAAKGGGKPKRGGKKAAPKKATAKTATKAADADAPKPVKKAAAKKAVAKPKSGAVSKARAPVASAAKTSAAKLAAPSKTPAKKSAGKARG; encoded by the coding sequence ATGAATATCGTCATCGTGGAGTCGCCGGCGAAAGCCAAGACGATCAATAAGTATTTGGGCGCCTCCTACGAGGTTCTGGCCTCGTTCGGCCATGTCCGCGACCTCCCCGCCAAGAACGGTTCCGTCGATCCGGACGCCAATTTTCAGATGATCTGGGAGGTCGATCCCAAGGCGGCCGGCCGGCTCAACGACATCGCCAAGGCCCTGAAGGGCGCCAGCCGACTGATTCTCGCAACCGACCCTGATCGCGAGGGCGAAGCGATCTCCTGGCACGTGCTGGAGGTGATGAAGGAGAAACGCGCGCTGAAGGATCAGAAGATCGAGCGCGTGGTGTTCAACGCCATCACCAAGCAGGCGGTGACGGACGCCATGAAGGCGCCGCGCCAGATCGACGGGGCGCTGGTCGACGCCTATATGGCGCGCCGCGCGCTGGACTATCTGGTCGGCTTCACGCTCTCACCCGTGCTGTGGCGCAAGCTGCCGGGCGCGCGCTCGGCCGGCCGCGTACAGTCGGTCGCGCTGCGGCTGGTCTGCGACCGCGAACTCGAAATCGAAAAATTCGTCCCGCGCGAATACTGGTCGCTGGTCGCGACCCTGACCACGCCGCGCGGCGACAGCTTTGAGGCGCGTCTCGTCGGCGCCGACGGCAAGAAGATCCAGCGGCTCGACATCGGCTCCGGCGCGGAAGCCGAAGACCTCAAGAGGGCCATTGAAGCGGCGAACTTCACGGTTTCGACCGTCGAAGCAAAACCCGCGCGCCGCAATCCGCAGGCACCCTTCACGACCTCGACGCTGCAGCAGGAAGCCAGCCGCAAGCTCGGCTTTGCGCCGGCGCACACCATGCGGATCGCCCAGCGCCTCTATGAAGGTATCGACATCGGCGGCGAGACCACCGGCCTCATCACCTATATGCGAACCGACGGCGTGCAGATCGACAGCTCGGCGATCACCCAGGCCCGCAAAGTGATCGGCGAGGATTACGGCAACGCCTATGTCCCCGACGCGCCGCGCCAGTACCAGACCAAGGCCAAGAACGCGCAGGAAGCGCACGAAGCGATCCGCCCGACCGATCTGTCGCGCCGGCCCGCCGAGATGCGCCGCCGCCTCGATCCCGATCAGGCGAAACTCTATGAACTGATCTGGATCCGCACTATTGCGAGCCAGATGGAATCGGCCGAACTCGAACGCACCACCGTGGACATCGCGGCGAAAGCCGGTTCTCGTGTGTTGGAGCTGCGCGCTTCGGGCCAGGTCATCAAGTTCGACGGCTTCCTCGCGCTCTATCAGGAAGGCAAGGACGACGACGGTGACGACGAGGATTCCCGCCGCCTCCCCACCATGAGCGAAGGCGAAGCCCTGAAGCGGCAAGCTCTTGCCGTGACCCAGCACTTCACCGAGCCGCCGCCGCGCTTCTCGGAAGCCTCGCTGGTCAAGCGAATGGAAGAGCTCGGCATCGGCCGCCCCTCGACCTACGCCTCGATCCTGCAGGTCCTGAAAGACCGCGGTTACGTCAAGCTGGAGAAAAAGCGGCTGCACGGCGAGGACAAGGGCCGCGTCGTGGTCGCGTTCCTCGAAAACTTCTTCTTGCGCTATGTGGAGTATGACTTCACCGCCGCGCTGGAAGAGCAGCTCGATCGCATCTCCAATAACGAGATTTCCTGGCAGCAGGTGCTGCAGGATTTCTGGAAAGACTTCATCGCCGCGGTCAACGACATCAAGGATCTGCGCGTCGCCGAAGTGCTGGATGCGCTCGATGATATGCTGGGTCCGCACATCTATCCCGCCCGCGCCGATGGCGGCGACGTCAGGCAGTGCCCAAGCTGCGGCACCGGCAGGCTCAATTTGAAGGCCGGAAAGTTCGGCGCCTTTGTCGGCTGCTCGAATTATCCGGAATGCCGTTACACGCGGCCCTTGGCCACCGATGGCGAGGCCAGCGCCGACCGCATCCTCGGCCAGGATCCCGATACCGGTCTCGATGTCGTCGTGAAAGCCGGCCGCTTCGGCCCCTACATCCAGCTCGGCGAACAGAAGGATTACGCCGAAGGCGAGAAGCCGAAACGCGCGGGCATTCCGAAGAACATGTCGCCTAGCGATATCGAGCTTGAACTCGCCTTGAAACTGCTGTCGCTGCCGCGCGAGATCGGGAAACACCCCGAGACCGGCGAGCCGATTACTGCCGGTATCGGTCGCTTCGGGCCATTCGTAAAACACGAGAAGACCTATGCGAGCCTGGAAGCCGGCGACGAGGTGTTCGACATTGGCCTCAATCGCGCAGTGACGCTGATTGCCGAGAAGATTGCAAAAGGCCCGAGCGGCCGCCGTTTCGGCGCCGACCCAGGCAAGCCGCTCGGCGAGCATCCGAGCCTTGGCGGCGTCGCTGTCAAGAACGGCCGCTATGGCGCCTATGTCACCGCTGGCGGCGTCAACGCCACGATCCCGAGCGATAAGACGCCGGACACGATCACGCTGCCCGAAGCCATCGCGCTGATCGACGAACGCGCCGCCAAGGGCGGCGGCAAGCCGAAACGCGGCGGCAAGAAGGCCGCGCCGAAGAAGGCCACCGCCAAGACTGCTACCAAGGCTGCCGACGCCGACGCGCCAAAGCCTGTCAAGAAAGCAGCAGCGAAGAAAGCCGTAGCAAAGCCGAAATCAGGAGCCGTCAGCAAGGCGCGCGCGCCGGTGGCATCCGCGGCCAAGACATCGGCGGCCAAGCTCGCCGCTCCATCCAAAACGCCCGCGAAGAAAAGCGCGGGCAAGGCGCGAGGATAA